The following coding sequences lie in one Myxococcus xanthus genomic window:
- a CDS encoding dienelactone hydrolase family protein has translation MTGQTQLIGKQGQALAGYLSEAPKGDAPGAVVLIHEYWGLNGHTRDVADRLAREGFTVFAVDLYEGRVTKDASEANAMLKAMAWDKATADLRAAVEALRARKPGTKVAIMGFCMGGALTLLAAANEPGLDAAVPFYGIPPEEAADVSRIRAPVLGHYANNDEWCSPERVDALEKRLKGGGVPMEIHRYDAQHAFFNDTRPEVYSPDNAAKAWQRTVDFLHAKLG, from the coding sequence ATGACAGGACAGACGCAGCTCATCGGCAAGCAGGGCCAGGCACTGGCGGGCTATCTGAGTGAAGCCCCGAAGGGCGACGCGCCCGGAGCGGTGGTGCTCATCCATGAGTACTGGGGCCTCAACGGCCACACGCGCGACGTGGCGGACCGGCTGGCGCGAGAAGGCTTCACCGTCTTCGCGGTGGACCTCTACGAAGGCCGCGTGACGAAGGACGCCAGCGAGGCCAACGCGATGCTGAAGGCGATGGCTTGGGACAAGGCCACGGCGGACCTGCGCGCCGCGGTGGAGGCGCTGCGCGCGCGAAAGCCCGGCACCAAGGTGGCCATCATGGGCTTCTGCATGGGCGGCGCGCTGACGCTGCTGGCCGCCGCGAATGAGCCGGGGCTCGACGCCGCCGTGCCCTTCTACGGCATCCCCCCGGAGGAGGCCGCGGACGTGTCACGCATCCGCGCGCCGGTGCTCGGGCACTACGCGAACAATGACGAATGGTGCTCGCCGGAGCGCGTGGACGCGTTGGAGAAGAGGCTGAAGGGGGGCGGCGTCCCCATGGAGATTCACCGCTACGACGCACAGCACGCCTTCTTCAATGACACGCGTCCGGAGGTCTACTCACCGGACAACGCCGCGAAGGCGTGGCAGCGCACCGTGGACTTCCTCCACGCGAAGCTCGGCTGA
- a CDS encoding GreA/GreB family elongation factor: protein MSKAFTKEDSGDDSVMPVRPRASSGEKRYITPEGYRALQEELAAAQGPDPKAGEFTELEAGVRRKERERRVQELAAVLEDVRVVEPDASQAGRVFFGAWVELEDEDGGPVRYRIVGPDESDVKAGRLSVESPLARALLGKEVGESVVVDRPRGPVEYTVTAVDYAAS from the coding sequence ATGTCGAAGGCATTCACGAAGGAGGACTCGGGCGACGACAGCGTGATGCCCGTCCGTCCACGCGCGTCCTCCGGGGAGAAGCGCTACATCACCCCGGAGGGCTACCGGGCGCTCCAGGAGGAACTGGCGGCGGCGCAGGGGCCGGACCCCAAGGCGGGTGAGTTCACGGAGCTGGAGGCGGGCGTGCGCCGCAAGGAGCGCGAGCGGCGCGTACAGGAGCTGGCGGCGGTGCTGGAGGACGTGCGGGTGGTGGAGCCCGACGCCTCGCAGGCCGGCCGCGTCTTCTTCGGCGCCTGGGTGGAACTGGAGGACGAGGACGGCGGCCCAGTGCGCTACCGCATCGTCGGGCCGGACGAGTCTGATGTGAAGGCGGGGCGGCTGAGCGTGGAGTCGCCCCTGGCCCGGGCCCTGCTGGGCAAGGAAGTGGGCGAGTCCGTGGTGGTGGATCGCCCCCGTGGCCCCGTGGAGTACACAGTGACGGCCGTGGACTACGCCGCGTCCTGA
- a CDS encoding class I SAM-dependent methyltransferase → MFHRKGPTLRELAAQALTSVEHGYDLLAPKFEYTPFRTPDAVLEAAIAQLGAPGSVGSALDVCCGTGAAMRFLRPLARERVVGFDLSQGMLDEARQQLAQAPGTAALEFIQGDALALPFDGAFDVVTSFGAFGHILEEDEPRLVKGIARALRPGGRFLFVTAHPPSKLRPGYWMAKGFNAAMRARNALWNPPFVMYYLTFLVPRARALLETEGFTVEVRDGLMPEPFSVLSTVIATRR, encoded by the coding sequence ATGTTCCACCGCAAGGGCCCCACCCTCCGGGAGCTGGCCGCGCAGGCCCTCACGTCCGTCGAGCACGGCTACGACCTGCTCGCGCCCAAGTTCGAGTACACGCCCTTTCGCACGCCGGATGCGGTGCTCGAGGCCGCCATTGCCCAGTTGGGCGCGCCCGGCAGCGTAGGCAGCGCGCTGGACGTGTGCTGCGGCACCGGCGCGGCCATGCGCTTCTTGCGTCCGCTCGCGCGGGAGCGCGTGGTGGGCTTCGACCTCAGCCAAGGCATGCTCGACGAGGCGCGCCAGCAGCTCGCGCAGGCGCCGGGCACCGCGGCGCTGGAGTTCATCCAGGGCGACGCACTGGCGCTCCCCTTCGACGGCGCGTTCGACGTCGTCACCAGCTTCGGCGCCTTCGGTCACATCCTCGAAGAGGACGAGCCAAGGCTCGTCAAAGGCATCGCCCGCGCGCTGCGCCCCGGGGGCCGCTTCCTCTTCGTCACTGCGCACCCGCCGTCGAAGCTCCGCCCGGGCTACTGGATGGCCAAGGGCTTCAACGCCGCCATGCGCGCGCGCAACGCGCTGTGGAATCCGCCCTTCGTCATGTACTACCTGACGTTCCTGGTGCCCCGGGCCCGCGCGCTGCTCGAAACGGAAGGCTTCACCGTCGAGGTGCGCGACGGACTGATGCCGGAGCCCTTCTCCGTGCTGAGCACCGTCATCGCCACCAGGCGCTGA
- a CDS encoding SDR family oxidoreductase — translation MATAFITGAGIRIGSAVARALGRSGYDLALHANRSLEPLEALADELRGLGRRVTLHAADLSRPEAVDSLAAQVREAWPALDVVVHNAGLFERTDFAAISRDQYRTMMAVNLDAPFFLTQALLPALRAGKDPLVVHLTDVGGERPVSHYAHYSVSKAGLIMLTRALAVELAPHIRVNAVSPGTVAFPEDFDAEARDAVLRRIPMGREGNVEDIARTVVFLAREAPYITGQVIAVDGGRSAQL, via the coding sequence ATGGCGACCGCATTCATCACCGGGGCTGGCATCCGCATCGGCAGCGCGGTGGCTCGGGCGCTCGGGCGCTCGGGTTATGACCTGGCGCTCCATGCGAACCGCTCCCTTGAGCCGCTGGAAGCGCTGGCGGACGAACTCCGAGGCCTCGGCCGTCGCGTCACCCTGCACGCCGCCGACCTGAGCCGCCCGGAGGCAGTGGACTCCCTGGCCGCGCAAGTACGTGAGGCGTGGCCCGCGCTGGACGTGGTGGTCCACAACGCGGGCCTCTTCGAGCGCACCGACTTCGCCGCCATCTCCCGCGACCAGTACCGCACCATGATGGCGGTGAACCTGGACGCGCCCTTCTTCCTCACCCAGGCCCTGCTCCCCGCGTTGCGCGCCGGCAAGGACCCGTTGGTGGTGCACCTCACCGACGTCGGTGGGGAGCGGCCGGTGAGTCACTACGCGCACTATTCGGTAAGCAAGGCGGGCCTCATCATGCTCACCCGCGCGCTGGCGGTGGAGCTGGCCCCGCACATCCGGGTCAACGCCGTGTCGCCCGGCACGGTGGCCTTCCCCGAGGACTTCGACGCCGAGGCCCGCGACGCGGTGCTGCGCCGCATCCCCATGGGGCGCGAGGGCAACGTCGAGGACATTGCCCGCACCGTCGTCTTCCTCGCCCGCGAGGCGCCGTACATCACCGGGCAGGTCATCGCCGTCGATGGCGGCAGGAGCGCACAGCTATGA
- a CDS encoding dihydroneopterin aldolase — translation MSAEHAFHPPVITTPDGRPLDVIEIRGLTVDCIVGIFNRERIAAQPLRLDVALFLDTRAAAVGGRLAHTVNYGRLAGELRFLLEACRFELLESAVETVCRYVLAPPTDDVPRAQVHAATVRVTKPLALGGLAVPSLQIHRTAAEMVYGREEKGFGRVDIIHEGAGYGVYRLRVKPGGCIPTHAHQQMEESELVLGSGLLLQFKPVARGMAFHWPRGFLHRYDNPSSTEQTVLCVDRPGFIPSDEVETEPPPEGLLPVTGHSYYPLDEPAAPGSLAEHQP, via the coding sequence ATGAGCGCCGAACACGCATTCCATCCCCCCGTCATCACGACGCCGGACGGCCGCCCGCTGGACGTCATCGAGATTCGGGGCCTCACGGTGGACTGCATCGTGGGCATCTTCAACAGGGAGCGCATCGCGGCCCAGCCGCTGCGACTGGACGTGGCCCTGTTCCTGGACACCCGCGCCGCCGCGGTGGGAGGCAGGCTGGCGCACACGGTGAACTACGGCCGGCTCGCGGGAGAGCTGCGCTTCCTGCTGGAGGCCTGCCGCTTCGAACTGCTGGAGTCCGCCGTCGAGACGGTGTGCCGCTACGTGCTGGCGCCGCCCACCGACGACGTCCCGCGCGCGCAGGTCCATGCGGCCACGGTGCGGGTGACGAAGCCGCTGGCGCTGGGCGGGTTGGCGGTGCCGTCGCTCCAGATTCACCGGACGGCCGCGGAGATGGTGTACGGCCGGGAGGAGAAGGGCTTTGGCCGCGTGGACATCATCCACGAGGGCGCGGGCTATGGCGTCTACCGGCTGCGGGTGAAGCCGGGAGGCTGCATCCCCACGCACGCGCACCAGCAGATGGAGGAGAGCGAGCTGGTGCTGGGCTCGGGGCTGCTGCTGCAGTTCAAGCCGGTGGCCCGGGGCATGGCCTTCCACTGGCCGCGCGGCTTCCTGCACCGCTACGACAACCCTTCATCCACGGAGCAGACGGTGCTCTGTGTGGACAGGCCGGGCTTCATCCCGTCGGATGAGGTGGAGACCGAGCCGCCGCCGGAGGGGCTGCTGCCCGTCACCGGCCACTCCTATTACCCGCTGGATGAGCCCGCGGCGCCGGGCTCTCTCGCGGAGCACCAACCGTGA
- a CDS encoding SDR family NAD(P)-dependent oxidoreductase: protein MSEVGTRKVLVTGGGTGIGRAVAEALLRAGGQVVVSGRRVEVLESLTTAWPGQAFALPCDLASLEAREGLLRRAAGLLGGLDGFVHSAGQVVHQPPGHIGEDALRAQLEVNLIAPLRLGEQALEVLEPGGAQVFIASTLATRPVVTSAVYSAAKAGLLQVMKVLALVGAARGVRASAVLPGVVETDMVREVRLAPGAGPLSEPEYARRQEAQLAGLRALHPLGRLGRPEDVAEAVRYLLGASWISGSELVLDGGLLLRE, encoded by the coding sequence ATGAGTGAGGTGGGCACGCGCAAGGTGCTCGTCACTGGCGGTGGGACGGGCATTGGTCGCGCGGTGGCGGAGGCCCTGCTGCGCGCGGGGGGGCAGGTGGTGGTGTCGGGCCGGCGCGTGGAGGTGCTGGAGTCGCTGACGACAGCATGGCCGGGACAGGCCTTCGCGCTGCCGTGTGACCTGGCCTCGCTGGAAGCCCGCGAGGGGCTGCTTCGCCGTGCCGCCGGGTTGCTGGGAGGGCTGGACGGTTTCGTCCACAGCGCGGGGCAGGTGGTGCACCAGCCGCCGGGCCACATCGGCGAGGACGCGCTTCGCGCGCAGCTCGAGGTCAACCTCATCGCGCCGCTGCGGCTGGGCGAGCAGGCACTGGAGGTGCTGGAGCCGGGTGGGGCGCAGGTGTTCATCGCGTCCACGCTGGCCACGAGGCCCGTCGTCACCAGCGCGGTGTACAGCGCGGCGAAGGCAGGGCTCCTTCAGGTGATGAAGGTGCTGGCGTTGGTGGGTGCGGCGCGAGGCGTGCGTGCCAGCGCGGTGCTGCCGGGCGTGGTGGAGACGGACATGGTGCGCGAGGTGCGCCTGGCTCCCGGCGCGGGGCCGCTGTCCGAGCCCGAGTACGCGCGGCGGCAGGAGGCCCAGCTTGCGGGCTTGCGGGCGCTGCATCCGCTCGGACGGTTGGGGCGCCCCGAGGACGTCGCAGAGGCGGTGCGCTACCTGCTGGGCGCGTCGTGGATTTCCGGTTCCGAGCTGGTGCTGGATGGAGGGCTACTGCTGCGG